The sequence below is a genomic window from Dermacentor albipictus isolate Rhodes 1998 colony chromosome 2, USDA_Dalb.pri_finalv2, whole genome shotgun sequence.
CTGGGGTCACGCGGCGGACGACCGCGACGACCCGCTGTGCAAGACCGAGGACTGCGTCAGGCACGCCGAGCTCATCGCCGCCATCACCGCCACGACGAACGTGGATCCCTGCGAAGACTTCGGTGCTTACGTCTGCTCGGCCTTGTCGCCACCAGCCAGCCTGGCTGCTCGAGGTCGGGCTGGCCACCCGCCCGCAGTGCCCTCCGCCGTGGACGCCGCCATCTACGCTTGGTTGGACGGCTTGGGAGAGACGCTGCGCAACGGCAGCTTCGCGCTGCCAGCCGGTCGCAAGCCCCTGAAGATGTACGAGCTGTGCATGGGAGGAGACGACTCGCGCCACTACGGCGCCGACCCGACGGAGTTCTTGCGGTTCTTGAGAGAGGTCGGGCTGAGCTGGCCCGAGGACCCACCGAAAGGCGTGGACGCCATCTCCGTCTTCGTTTCGCTCGCCTTCAACTACGAGGCCCCGGCGTGGTTCTCGGTGGCCGTCGCGGAGTCGCCGTCAGGCTCTCAGGACTGGAGGCTCGTCGTCTCTCCGGACCGTTACACGTCCGCGCTGTGGGCGCATCACAAGACCACGGTCAATTCCGGGGCGTACGTCTCCTTCTGGCAAGGTATGTGGCGATCGCTGGCGGGCGACTCTGCGGCTTCCCTCGATGATAACGCGATCAACAAGACGGCTGCGATGGAAGACGACATTTTGTGGAAGCTTTACCGAGCGCTGACGAAGCCGCTGAAGAGGACGGCGCTGTCCTCACTCGCGGAGCTTGCAAACTACACGACCTCGATTTCGTCCGCGAGTTGGTTCAGGGCGCTGACGTTGAGTCTTCCGCTGCGTCCTACGCTCGCTACCGAGATCTTCCTAACGGACGTAGCCTACGTGAGAACCATCGGCGACCTGTTCGCCACGTACGACGACCAGAAGCTGGTACGACATCTGTCTTGGAGCTTCGTGAAGATGTATGGACCAGTCGTGAATCCTCAGTTGTTTGTCGATCGCCTCGAGGACGCCAAGATCGCCCTACTCTACCGTCCCTTGTTTTGCGGCGTCAACGTCGAGGTTCCGTACAGGCTGCTTGTTTCGGCCCTGTACTTCGTCGCGCGAATTTCCGACCACGACAAGGCGTCCGTCGACGCCACTTTCGACAGCCTGATCCTCGCGGCTGCGGAAAAGGTGTCCAACTCCAGTTGGCTGGACGCCGACAGCAAGCACCCGGTCGAAGCAAAGATCAAGGCCGTCAACGCGAGTATCTGGCCCGACGAGGAGCTCCTGAGGACGGACGTCCTGGAAGCCATGCACGAGGAGTTTCCCGAAGACAGGTCCTCTTTCTCCGCGTACTGGGTCGCCTCTCGGAGGGCGATCCGTCGGGCCAAAAGTCGGACGCTCTACCGTCGACACTCGGTGGGCCCGATGGGTTCCGAAGAACCGTACCTGACCTACGACGCCGTCGCGAACAGTGTACTCGTCGCCTTGGGCGCGCTCGTCGCGCCACTGTACTACCGGAACGGCACCCGGGGCGCGCTGTACGGCGGCATCGGCTTCCTGATGGCACTCGAGATCGTCAAGTCGATCGACCGGGAAGGTCTGCGATGGGACCCCAACGGCAACGCAGTCGATTCGTTTCTGTCGCAGTTGTCGCTGGAGGAGTTCGTGTTGCTCAACTCGTGCCCCGGCCGAGGGCAGCGACAGACCGCGTTCCCGGAGATCCCAGCCCTGGAAGTGGCGTACGCCGCGCTCCAGAGGGCGCTGAAGAAGGACGGGCGTCGTTACAGAATCGCCAGACACCTGACTGAAGAAAAGGTGTTCTTCATAACCCTCTGCTACGTGACGTGTGCGCTGAGGGGCACGGACAACCACACCGGCACGGACTGCAACAAGGCGGTGAAAAACTTTCCCGAGTTTGCGAGGGCGTTTTCCTGCCCCCGTGGGTCCAAGATGAACCCGCGCACGAAGTGCGTGTTTTTCAACTGAACGAAATGTGAAAGCCGATTGATGACTGGGGTCTATCGACCTTCCTAACCGACCCTCATTTGAAAATATACCTCTATGGAACGATCTTGTTTCGGCGTGTTAAAGCTCGGAGAAAGCGCGACTGGACTACGACAGAAGCAGGAAGCGTTGGCCATTCGCCCGCTTTCGTGCGAATGCCGTTCCGGTCTTCATTGCGGTGTCTCATTTTGGTTCTCCTCTTGAGAACTTATTCGATGTCGTGTGCGTCGTTTAGTTCAGCACTTATTCGGGGTCTAGTCATTACGCGTCGCTGCAGCACGTGCAGCAGCACAttaaaacattcgcagaaaggcctattctTATTTCAAAGACCAAgtgaaataagccaacaacacgacttttctttcaccacGAATCCAATGCTTAGCAGCAAAATTatgtcacttaaggcactaagtcataCCTATTGGGCACTCCTTCGTGTagtaaacacgaactgcaaaaatctgcataaAGGACACTTGCAacgctcatgctttccagaaaaagggcatatcatgcctacacataaaggttgttcgcgcggtattcccatcggcaattactgagataatacatAAACACGAACGCAAATTTTTCAGCTGTTACTACGTTTGCAGAATGGTGACatacagaaaaagcactgaggtcGGAATGGAAAACTGGGCGAGCtagtgaagttgcagaatgagacttggcacggAAAAACAAGTCATAGACAAGGGAATAAtgaggagtaatatctatttgtcagctttctctaccggtaagagggacgtgtagcacaatcaaggcgcaacgacgtccggagactcatggagcacacacatgcaGAGGGCCGTGTTCGTGTACGCGCGTCTTCTTAAATCCTTCGGTTTGCGCGCTCACCtattgtctttaggcacccggaagaaccttgcagggcttgttctTTAGGTgttcgtgcaccactgcacgatgcacgagcggtgtcagtcgtgaaacgggtgaaccATCGCGGA
It includes:
- the LOC135899907 gene encoding endothelin-converting enzyme 1-like, which encodes MATQQNGLPDSKNPATLPELPEQSEQPNSGNKKQKKRKKRRSKSPRKASDGSQESTLTSQASAAWSTLLTTEDGETDNALPFQSAKRPKVSSGSASADSAAPLAAGWLTRKDPTSSDAPQQQQMTVAKRSTPVEALPQTITAKSSSSAKQLQKTALAESSTSAKEVPEPRAPSRRERLPSEASFVGMSFGTSGPSSRRTSSRHWGGSLFDLSPSTRLDETTLVLGSRASMPEIFGRWGPDDRSPERQGAGAATGGRAAESLQRPASPKDGATPSRLSRGPRRLSAVRWLSDTEQTPDRCSAAGTSAALSPGHPTKGARTESEMRAGRAPHAAVRVPRSARVGREEMAVTCSLCCTFWLTSLGVLLLFWGHAADDRDDPLCKTEDCVRHAELIAAITATTNVDPCEDFGAYVCSALSPPASLAARGRAGHPPAVPSAVDAAIYAWLDGLGETLRNGSFALPAGRKPLKMYELCMGGDDSRHYGADPTEFLRFLREVGLSWPEDPPKGVDAISVFVSLAFNYEAPAWFSVAVAESPSGSQDWRLVVSPDRYTSALWAHHKTTVNSGAYVSFWQGMWRSLAGDSAASLDDNAINKTAAMEDDILWKLYRALTKPLKRTALSSLAELANYTTSISSASWFRALTLSLPLRPTLATEIFLTDVAYVRTIGDLFATYDDQKLVRHLSWSFVKMYGPVVNPQLFVDRLEDAKIALLYRPLFCGVNVEVPYRLLVSALYFVARISDHDKASVDATFDSLILAAAEKVSNSSWLDADSKHPVEAKIKAVNASIWPDEELLRTDVLEAMHEEFPEDRSSFSAYWVASRRAIRRAKSRTLYRRHSVGPMGSEEPYLTYDAVANSVLVALGALVAPLYYRNGTRGALYGGIGFLMALEIVKSIDREGLRWDPNGNAVDSFLSQLSLEEFVLLNSCPGRGQRQTAFPEIPALEVAYAALQRALKKDGRRYRIARHLTEEKVFFITLCYVTCALRGTDNHTGTDCNKAVKNFPEFARAFSCPRGSKMNPRTKCVFFN